One genomic segment of Stigmatopora argus isolate UIUO_Sarg chromosome 3, RoL_Sarg_1.0, whole genome shotgun sequence includes these proteins:
- the znf319b gene encoding uncharacterized protein znf319b: MDWAPPAVKLNHYTRARMTEAWQQHGVSQSQVVHTIPPGAENSLGCAVYGIVLQQESTSLQQQQPTQHGQHSQHNQQHNGNQQHGSGHHTGNQQHGSGQHSQQHSSQSQQTPVHVETENAHKCGSCGHDISHLADPHDHQCMVNQDRSFQCTQCMKIFHQATDLLEHQCVQVEQKPFVCGLCKMGFSLLTSLAHHHSSHNSSNPMKCSICEKTYRPGSSGSVTSSSSSNNVQQPSSLRASVSSSSSILPFPSARDRPYKCSVCQKGFKHLSELTRHDRVHTGEKPFKCDTCDKAFSQSSHLQHHQRTHSNERPFKCAVCEKSFKHRSHLVRHMYMHSGEHLFKCNLCELHFKESSELLHHPCHPQGSRPFRCATCGKGFKRPSDLRQHERTHLEERPFHCDECQMSFKQQLALLRHRRTHKEPSDRPFKCNLCDMGFMQPSHLLYHQHVHGMDNLFKCASCQKEFSQSGELLRHKCGDVANTVPDKPYKCDVCGKGYKKSSTLQRHQNSHCQEKPLKCSLCDRRFLSSSEFVQHRCDPSREKPLKCPDCEKRFKYSSDLHRHVRVHTGEKPYKCEHCNKFFKQREHMTKHQSTHSREGQFKCVWCGERFSDLGSLQDHTVQHTADGGEYPVSQCV, encoded by the exons ATGGA TTGGGCCCCTCCTGCTGTCAAACTGAACCACTATACCCGAGCCCGCATGACGGAGGCCTGGCAGCAGCATGGTGTTTCTCAGTCTCAGGTGGTCCACACAATTCCCCCTGGAGCTGAAAACTCTCTGGGCTGTGCTGTGTATGGAATTGTCCTGCAACAAGAGTCCACGTCTCTGCAGCAACAGCAGCCGACCCAGCACGGACAGCATAGCCAGCATAACCAGCAGCACAATGGGAATCAGCAACATGGAAGTGGCCATCACACTGGGAATCAACAACATGGAAGCGGGCAGCACAGTCAGCAACACTCTTCCCAGTCCCAGCAAACCCCCGTCCATGTAGAAACAGAAAACGCACACAAATGTGGCTCATGTGGGCATGACATCTCCCACCTGGCCGACCCCCATGACCACCAGTGCATGGTAAATCAGGACAGATCATTCCAGTGCACTCAATGCATGAAAATTTTTCACCAGGCAACTGACTTGTTAGAGCACCAGTGTGTTCAAGTGGAACAGAAGCCTTTTGTGTGTGGCCTGTGTAAGATGGGCTTTTCTTTGCTTACATCACTAGCCCACCACCACTCATCCCACAACAGCAGCAATCCGATGAAGTGTTCAATATGTGAGAAAACCTACCGGCCCGGTTCCTCTGGCAGCGTGACCTCCAGCTCCTCATCGAACAACGTCCAACAACCCAGCAGTCTCAGGGCTTCAGTCAGCAGCAGCTCTTCCATTCTACCATTCCCATCAGCCCGCGACCGCCCGTACAAATGTTCGGTGTGCCAGAAGGGTTTCAAACACTTGTCAGAACTCACCCGTCACGATCGAGTGCATACAGGGGAGAAGCCGTTTAAATGTGACACATGTGACAAGGCCTTCAGCCAGTCGTCACACCTCCAGCACCACCAGCGGACACACAGCAACGAACGCCCTTTCAAGTGTGCCGTCTGCGAGAAAAGCTTCAAGCACCGCTCCCACCTGGTACGCCACATGTACATGCATTCGGGCGAGCACTTGTTCAAATGCAACCTGTGCGAGTTACACTTCAAAGAGTCGTCTGAGCTGCTTCACCATCCCTGCCATCCGCAAGGCTCTCGCcccttccgctgcgccacttgCGGAAAGGGTTTCAAGCGCCCCTCAGACCTTCGCCAGCACGAGCGCACCCACTTGGAGGAGCGTCCCTTCCACTGTGACGAGTGTCAGATGAGCTTCAAACAGCAGTTAGCCCTGCTGCGCCACCGCCGGACGCACAAAGAGCCGAGCGACCGACCGTTCAAATGCAATCTGTGCGACATGGGCTTCATGCAGCCCTCACACCTCCTTTACCACCAGCACGTGCATGGCATGGACAACCTGTTTAAGTGCGCCTCCTGCCAAAAGGAGTTCAGTCAATCGGGAGAGCTGCTCAGGCACAAGTGCGGAGATGTGGCCAACACCGTTCCAGACAAGCCGTACAAGTGTGACGTCTGCGGCAAGGGCTACAAGAAGAGTTCCACCTTGCAGCGACATCAAAACTCTCACTGCCAAGAAAAGCCCCTCAAGTGCTCGCTCTGTGACCGCCGCTTCCTATCCTCCTCGGAGTTTGTGCAGCATCGCTGCGACCCATCCCGCGAAAAGCCGCTCAAGTGCCCCGACTGCGAGAAGCGTTTCAAATACTCCTCAGACCTCCACAGACATGTACGCGTACACACCGGAGAGAAGCCGTACAAGTGTGAGCATTGCAACAAGTTCTTCAAACAACGGGAACACATGACCAAACACCAGAGCACACACTCCCGAGAAGGACAGTTTAAGTGTGTTTGGTGTGGTGAACGTTTTAGTGACTTGGGCTCCTTGCAGGATCACACAGTACAGCACACAGCCGATGGAGGGGAGTACCCCGTGTCACAGTGCGTCTAA